ACCGAACCTAGGGTAATAAGCCTGACACAACGGACCATCACAATAACTCCCCTTCAACCCATCGTATATAGTTAGATGAATAAGGAGGCAGCTCATCCATCCCGGCCTAACCCCCACGGCCGGAACACCCCCACTCATTGGATCACGGGGGTATAGGGGTGCGCAAGTTTATAAATAGTTTTCAGGCGACCATAGTTTAACAGAGTTTTCATGGGAGTTGAGGTAAACCGCCAAGCTATGAGGGGAATTTGAAATTAATTTCCCTTGGGTGTATTCTCCACGGAAGCTTTAGAAGAGTTGAGGAGAAAAGAGTCTTTAGGCTTAAGTGGGCTTGCTAGAGTAGAAGGTCTGACATATCTTTAATCCGGTTTCACGAATAGTGTTAAACGTTTATTTGGTAGCGTTCCTGGAGGTGTATGATCGCTTGATCGAGCTTGCGGCTCAACCTATAGATGACGTATAGTATGGTGGTGAGTATTATGAGAGCCAGCGTTAATATGTATAATGGGGTATAATCTGTTCCCCAAACGGCTTCAACCGTCTTGATCTAACCGACGTGTTTACATGCCATGGGTTGGAGTCGACGAGATTCGAAGCTTTTACAGCTTTGCTCTAGGATGTCCCTGCCTTTTTGATGCTCATACTTCCTTCAAACTCGTTGATGAAGATGAAGTCCCTACCGTAACATAGGTGATATATAATTGTCACGTTGGAAGACGCTATATCGACCTTAACCGGAGGCAGGAGAGGAATGGCAAATAGCATCTCTGATTCTTCCGATTCTTCGAGGCTATAAAGGCTGGAGCGAGATTAGATTCAAAGCTTATTATACAAGCCTAGCCGTGAACCTGGATTCTCCTGAGAAAAGCTTCTACGAGCTGGGCTGAATAATTACACAGCTGCTCATGATACCATTCCTTAGGGTGCTTTCCAAACGTGGTGTATTAAGGGGCTTGGAGAAACTTTGTTACCCTTCGTCAGGGGAGTTCCCTCCGCTAAAGAAATTTCAGAATCCCTGTTTCCCAGGTGATTATTAGATTGGAAGCAGATTGCTCATCGATATACGGAGGAAAATGCTGGAGGAAGCCTTCAATGCAGATCTTCATATCTATCAGCATTTTCCGAGGAGTGGCATGTTAATATCAGACCATGGCAGCTCAGGTGATTAAATTGATCCTGTCTGAACTGGACAGCTCCGCAAAGCTTGGAGAGGAAATCGCCAATGATTATTTGAGTGAAGCCTTTAAGGAATTCGATCGCGCATACGAGCTTTTCGATAGGCTTATGGTTAAGATGGATTTCTCCCAGAGCGCTAGAAGAACTTTCTACAAGGATGTTGAAAAGGACAATATGAGGATAAAAGGCTACAGGCAGACCTTGAGAAACCTTTTGAAGATGAGAAATTCTCTTAGGAAGGCTATTTTAAAGTTGCCTCGACGGGAGGAGCTTATGACATCACCCATAAGAGAAAACTTCCAGGATTATCTTAGAAGGATGATTACCTTGAACAACCTTTTTAGCTCCGTCAACGAGGCGGGTTTCAGACCTAGTTCAAAGCCGATTAAACGCTCATGCCTTGCTTATTTAAGGCGTTTATTGCTCTATTTTTGGTTTAAAACAGTTAAAACTGATAAATCTAAAAAATAAAAGAGAAAGGGAGTTTAGGTTTTTCGCCTCTTAACCGCTACGGCGACCACGGAAGCTAGGCCGATCAAGGCGATGTATGGTGCTAGGATGGCGAGCTTATCGGACGAGTAGACCTCGCCGCCGACGGGGGGCATAACCTTGGGCGGTGGGGGCGGTGGAGGTACTCTGCAACCTTTAAGGGTGCCGGACCCCTTGTAATCGTAGTAGTTTGGAGGGTTATAGAACGTGCCATCGAAGGATCCTATGAAGTACTTGTTATGGAATACCCCCGTCCCGCTGTGAGCGGCCATGTAGCCCTTATGCTGGCCATAATTAATATTGTCTAGGAGCAGGAAGCCGTCCAGGGTGCCATCGGGGCTGGTGAAGCTGAACCTGGCCACGCTGTAGCCTCTCCCGGCGTAGGTGCCGGAGGATATTATGATCGCGTTAGAGTCGAGCGTGAAGGAGCCAGCCAGCCCACCCGAGGCCGTTCCCACAAGCTTCTGTAAAGTGACTAGATATACGTTCGTATTCGCGGCGTCTATGGTTATATCTGTATATTCATATTGAACCACTTTGTCGCCGTTTTGCAAGAGGAAACCCCTGTTTTCTCCCGGGTTTTGCCCTCTCGAAGCGGAGACGCTGAAGGATATATCCTCGCACCCGGAGAATAGGTAACCTTCGCCGTTCAACTGGTACGTATTCGCTTCGGTAAGGGAGCCCTCCAACGTTAGGAAGAGCAGCTTGCCATTGTAAATTCCGGTTGAGGCCTTGCTGAAGCCGTAACCTTTCAGGGAAGCAGCCGCTATGTTTCCACCGCTTAACGTCGCCTCCACATCAAATGCCATCAGGAACTCCATCGTGCCGGATGCATCGGTGTAGGATGCATGCCCTGACGATAGCCCCCTCATCGACGTAGTGGTAATATCAACCCATATGGTATTGAATCTTCCATTAATCGATCCTGATAATGTTCCAGTGGCCGAGCCGGTAAAGTCATCCCCGGTGGTGAACATGGCTTGCGTCGAGGAGGAGGCTAAGTATAATGGATGCGCCACTTGGACTAGGGTGTCTCCACCAGATATAGCAAAGAACCTATTTGGGGCGCCTGTTGTGGTTATGGATATTGTGACCGTTACTGGGGTGGCTGCCGGCTGGGCGTACGTCCCTGTGATGGGGAGCAGCGTTGGTAGAATTGAGAGGATAAGCACCGTCACTAGCGACATTATCTTACGAGGGTTGTCTGGTTTCCTAGCGTCGCCGTACGGCCTTTCTCTCTCTCACTAAACTCATTTTTTACGCCTCGCGCGAGGCATTTCCCCTTTAGGCCTAAAGGGGAAAACGATTTGAAAATCCTTTATATTGGATATATAAAAGTATATGTCGAAATCCGATATATTGCAGGAGATGGATCCTGAAAAGCACCGTTATTAGCCGAAAGTAAGCCGAAAATAAGTTCGGCGTGGAGAAAAGTTTTTTATGGTGGACCGGGCGGGATTTGAACCCGCGACTTCTCGGCTGCGAACCGAGCGTTTATATCCCATTAATCGTTGAGGGATCGTACCGCTGAACTACCGGCCCACATTCAATTATTAGAGAGGAGTCTAATAAAGTCTTTACGACACCTCTTTGAACACCAGTAAAATATCATGTTGCTTTTATTTTATATTTCTATCTGTGGATAGTACCTCTGTAAACATCTCTTATTGCTTTGCCCGTTTAAATTTTTTTGATATTGAACCCCGCTGCTTCGTATAGAAGAGGTCTAACCCAAGTTGATGAGCTGCCCGATGTGCGGCAACCTGGTGAGTAGCCAAGCTAGCTTCTGCAACTACTGCGGGTCATCTCTCCACCCATTCTATGCGCAGATCCAGTTATCCCCGCCTCCGAGCGTATGCTTCTACCATCCTTACCTCGCGGCCTCATATGTATGTAGTAGGTGTGGACGTAGCATATGCACCTTCTGTCTACGCCCCTACGGGGGGTTGAATCTCTGCCCCATCTGCTTCACCTCGCTAACTGGGTTACCTGCATATTACGTGACTGCCCCAATGGTGATACCCGTACATGCAGCTAGGCCAGTTCAAGCGTACAGGGGAAGGATGAACCCCAACCCGTATATGTACCGTTTACAGGATAGGGGCCGGACACTTCAGCTACCAGTGCGGTAGGTAGCAGCCTTTCAAGGCCAGGAAGCCCTTCCTTTGAAACCACGATGAGAGAATAGGGGCGGATCTTATAAATGAAGGCCCCGGAAAACAAGGGATGAACCTGCCTCGCTAACAGGTTAGGCTATGCCGCAGCGATGGTGCGCGGGCTGTTCATGGATTGTTCATTCAAATGGGATCCATTATTAACGCTGTTTCTTTTTATATAATATTAAAAAAGTATTATCAAATAAATCCCATGGTATTCGAGTATAAGGTGTTTTCATGTTGGCGAACTCCCCTCCGATCAAGGTTGAGAACGTCGTGGCCCTCGCATACCTCCATCAACCTTTAGATTTAGAATCCATTTATCGGGTCGTCCCAGGGGTAGAATATAACCCTGAACGATTTCCAGGTCTAATATATCGTTTAAGGAGGCCTAGAGCCACTGTCCTCGTCTTCTCCAGCGGTAAAATGGTATGTGCAGGAGCGAATTCGGAGAGGAAGGCCAAGAACGCAATAAACAAGATCCTAAACGAGTTGAAAGGCAGGGGCATAGTGATCACGAAGAAGCCGGAGATAGTGATCCAGAATATAGTGGCCACCTCAAACCTAGGCTTCGAGGTGGATCTGGAGGATTTAGCCCAAGTCCTAGAGGGCACCATATACGAGCCTGAACAGTTCCCGGGATTGATATACAGGATGAGGGAGCCTGAAATAGTGGCCCTAATATTCTCCAGCGGGAAGATAGTCTGTGCAGGAGCGAAGGAGGAATCCCAATTAAAGGCCTGCATAACCCGCTTAGCGAACCTCTTCAATGGAGAGGTAGAAGCGCAGAGCCTTCCATTAATAGCTTCAGAAACCGGTTAACCGGCCTCAGATCCCTTAGCAAGCCTGTAGGCCTTCTCGGCTACCTCACCCGTTATGCGATTCCTATTCCCAAAGGTGACTTCCATCACCTCCACGTTGCCTGGTATTAGGGGGGTGCCCACCAGGCTTCTATGCAGGGTAGCAATATAGGGCTTAACCCCTCCGAAGAGGGCTTTAATCGAAGACTTGAATCTGTCGCTGCACATCTCCATGGGCCCGACCTCATCCACAACTACTATATCCACATCCCGCCGGTCCAAAGCATCATGTAAAGCGGATACCCCGACCTCCTCGAAACTCTTCAGGCATACGGTATACCTACCTATTCTCGGTCCATTCCCTACCCCAGCCCTTGCGAGCCATCCCCTCCCTCCAGAGGCCAAGTCTATAACTTCGAACCCGATCCTCACACCTTTATCTCTAACTTCCCTGGAGATGAAACCACCAACGGAGACGTCCCGACCCCTAAGGAGCTTAACCACCTCGACTATAACGGTGGTCTTGCCGACGCCCGGCCTGCCGGTTAAAACTAAACCTCCTGCCAATCAACATCGCCGACCTGAAATCTGAAATAAGAGTAGATGATGTAAAATATATTATTATTACATAACGAGGTTTCCTAGTGCGTATACTAGAGGTTGCGGGGATCCCCTTCCACACATGGACTTCATCGAAAGGTTCTATGGGAGGAGTGCTGGAAGAGTCAAAGGAACATTAGGAAGTCTTCCCAGGAGCTGTTTAAACTATGGAATTATGGATAGAAACTCTGAAGTACCAGGAGGGGGAAGTAGTTTTATTGGCTCCTAAACCATCCCATGCGCCATCTAGAACAGTAGTATTTTATAATCCACGCATGGCCTTCAACAGGGACCTCTCCATACTAACCTTAAAGGCTCATGTAGAAGCTGTGAGGGCGGAGGGACTAAGGATATGCGACGCGATGACGGGCGTGGGTGCCAGGGGGATACGTTACGCCAAAGAGGTGGAGGAGGTATCAGAGGTCATCCTCAACGACTTAAACCCTATAGCTTTACAATTCGCCGAGTATAACTCATATGTTAATAAGGTGAATGAGAAGGTCAGGATTGTGCACGACGAGGCTAACAGGACTTTATCTCTCAGCTCCACCCCTGATTCAAGGTTCGACCTGGTGGATTTGGATCCCTTCGGAACCCCGGTGCCATACTTGGACTCCGGTGTTAGGGCCCTAAGAATAGGAGGGATCATCGCGGCGACGGCGACGGATCTGCCCGTCTTGTATGGTATACACCCTAAAGCCGCTAGGAGAAGATATGGAGTATCGACCCATCCCACAGATTACGGCCATGAATTAGCCATCCGGATACTGATCCAAACTATCATAAGGGTCGCCGCAGCCCATGAAATGGCTTCCTACCCCATATTCTGCTACTATGCGGACCATTATGTACGGGTTAACCTGGTCCTCAAGAGGGGAAAGGAAAATATAAATAATCTCTTCGATCAATTAGGATACGTGGAGGATTGCCGCAAATGTGGACATAGGAGAGCTTTACTCCAGCTAGATGAGCTTTCAAAACGTTGCCCTGTATGTGGATCTGAACTCAAGCACATAGGTCCAGTTTGGCTCGGCCCATTATTCGACGAGGAGTACTGCCGGAGAATTATAAGGCTTGCATCCAGCATCCCCTTGCGCCGGGCAAGCCGGATCAGGAAGTTTCTGAACCTGGCCCTGGAGGAGGCTGGCAGCCCTCCCTTATTTTACTCCCTGAGCCTAATCTGCGATAGGTTGAATGTGCCCCAGATGAAGCCTTCGGAGGTAGTGGATGCCTTAAGGGAGCTGGGCTATAAAGCCTCAAGAACCCACATCCAGGGGGATGCGGTCAAGACGGATGCCCCTGTAAGCGTCGTAGAGGAGGTTTTGAAGCCTTAAAGCCCACCCCTAAAAGGTAGATCTCGCTGCTCTTTATCCTGCTAGCCTTGGGCTTAATC
This region of Candidatus Bathyarchaeota archaeon genomic DNA includes:
- a CDS encoding zinc ribbon domain-containing protein, giving the protein MMSCPMCGNLVSSQASFCNYCGSSLHPFYAQIQLSPPPSVCFYHPYLAASYVCSRCGRSICTFCLRPYGGLNLCPICFTSLTGLPAYYVTAPMVIPVHAARPVQAYRGRMNPNPYMYRLQDRGRTLQLPVR
- a CDS encoding TATA-box-binding protein, which produces MLANSPPIKVENVVALAYLHQPLDLESIYRVVPGVEYNPERFPGLIYRLRRPRATVLVFSSGKMVCAGANSERKAKNAINKILNELKGRGIVITKKPEIVIQNIVATSNLGFEVDLEDLAQVLEGTIYEPEQFPGLIYRMREPEIVALIFSSGKIVCAGAKEESQLKACITRLANLFNGEVEAQSLPLIASETG
- a CDS encoding NTPase → MAGGLVLTGRPGVGKTTVIVEVVKLLRGRDVSVGGFISREVRDKGVRIGFEVIDLASGGRGWLARAGVGNGPRIGRYTVCLKSFEEVGVSALHDALDRRDVDIVVVDEVGPMEMCSDRFKSSIKALFGGVKPYIATLHRSLVGTPLIPGNVEVMEVTFGNRNRITGEVAEKAYRLAKGSEAG
- a CDS encoding tRNA (guanine(10)-N(2))-dimethyltransferase — translated: MAPKPSHAPSRTVVFYNPRMAFNRDLSILTLKAHVEAVRAEGLRICDAMTGVGARGIRYAKEVEEVSEVILNDLNPIALQFAEYNSYVNKVNEKVRIVHDEANRTLSLSSTPDSRFDLVDLDPFGTPVPYLDSGVRALRIGGIIAATATDLPVLYGIHPKAARRRYGVSTHPTDYGHELAIRILIQTIIRVAAAHEMASYPIFCYYADHYVRVNLVLKRGKENINNLFDQLGYVEDCRKCGHRRALLQLDELSKRCPVCGSELKHIGPVWLGPLFDEEYCRRIIRLASSIPLRRASRIRKFLNLALEEAGSPPLFYSLSLICDRLNVPQMKPSEVVDALRELGYKASRTHIQGDAVKTDAPVSVVEEVLKP